A stretch of the Sulfurimonas sp. HSL-1656 genome encodes the following:
- a CDS encoding thiamine phosphate synthase, protein MTRSEIETFFSTLPSNAIYALCDQALLDSHALALEPFVDACRRLDVAVIQYRNKDSDTETVKANLERLRGLWDGMLIINDRWQLHALCDGVHVGQDDLRGFGEDAAAACAALRGEVGSACAIGLSTHNAEEIAAANGLGIDYIGLGAFRATGTKTDAAVLGEDLDMLASASVHPVAAIGGVGLDDRFAHARMRVMGSAIVREALRWK, encoded by the coding sequence ATGACGCGCAGTGAGATAGAGACCTTTTTTTCCACCCTCCCGTCCAACGCCATCTACGCTCTGTGCGACCAGGCGTTGCTCGACTCCCACGCCCTTGCCCTGGAACCCTTTGTTGACGCCTGCCGTCGGTTGGACGTTGCCGTGATCCAGTACCGTAACAAGGATTCCGATACCGAGACGGTAAAAGCGAACCTGGAACGGCTTCGGGGCCTTTGGGACGGGATGCTGATCATCAACGACCGCTGGCAGCTTCATGCGCTGTGCGACGGGGTCCATGTGGGCCAGGACGATCTGCGCGGTTTCGGGGAGGATGCCGCTGCGGCGTGCGCTGCCCTGCGCGGGGAAGTGGGCAGTGCCTGCGCCATCGGCCTCTCGACCCACAATGCCGAAGAGATCGCGGCGGCCAACGGCCTTGGGATCGATTATATCGGGCTGGGAGCCTTCCGGGCGACGGGGACCAAGACGGACGCGGCGGTCCTGGGCGAGGACCTGGACATGCTGGCTTCGGCCTCCGTTCACCCGGTAGCGGCCATCGGCGGGGTAGGGCTTGATGACCGTTTCGCCCATGCCCGGATGCGGGTCATGGGAAGCGCGATCGTGCGGGAGGCTTTACGATGGAAGTGA
- a CDS encoding 23S rRNA (pseudouridine(1915)-N(3))-methyltransferase RlmH: MEVTLYSIAKKERSIYDPLYKELIKMSSRFANVNDVEIFGKNVTKAHTIGEEAAKQAYTESLEPYLNRGYSIALHPDGKLIDSFEFSKLLSDKMSVQFYIGGAFGFEDAFLRRCDKVISLSPLTMSHKIAKAVLLEQIYRGFTILNNHPYHK, encoded by the coding sequence ATGGAAGTGACCCTCTACTCCATTGCAAAGAAGGAGCGGTCGATTTACGACCCTTTATACAAAGAACTTATAAAGATGAGCTCGCGCTTCGCCAACGTCAATGACGTCGAAATTTTCGGCAAAAACGTCACCAAAGCACACACCATCGGCGAAGAGGCCGCAAAACAGGCCTATACGGAGAGTCTTGAGCCCTATTTGAACCGTGGATATTCGATTGCGTTGCATCCTGATGGAAAATTAATCGACAGTTTCGAATTCAGTAAGCTCCTTAGTGATAAAATGTCGGTGCAATTTTATATCGGAGGGGCGTTCGGATTCGAAGACGCGTTTCTTCGGCGCTGCGACAAGGTGATCAGCCTGTCGCCGCTGACGATGAGCCACAAGATCGCCAAGGCGGTCCTGCTGGAACAGATCTACCGCGGATTCACGATCCTGAACAACCACCCCTACCACAAATAA
- the dksA gene encoding RNA polymerase-binding protein DksA: MQNSELSYFEEILRARKAQIMKNISGVEAELNGLSDIEMNDEGDYAAISNENMVDTAIGTQQGTELLEIELALSKITAGTYGICEMCEEPISFARLKVKPHARFCIDCREIAEKNNAK, from the coding sequence GTGCAAAACAGTGAACTCTCATATTTCGAGGAGATCCTGCGTGCCCGCAAAGCGCAGATCATGAAGAACATTTCCGGCGTTGAAGCGGAATTGAACGGTCTGAGTGACATTGAGATGAATGATGAGGGCGACTACGCCGCCATCAGTAACGAAAACATGGTCGATACCGCGATCGGGACCCAGCAGGGAACGGAACTGCTCGAGATCGAACTGGCGCTGAGCAAGATCACTGCCGGCACCTACGGTATCTGCGAAATGTGCGAGGAACCGATCAGTTTTGCGCGTCTCAAAGTAAAGCCGCATGCGCGTTTTTGCATTGACTGCAGGGAGATTGCCGAGAAGAACAACGCAAAGTAA
- the dusB gene encoding tRNA dihydrouridine synthase DusB, with translation MILKDILDFSKPLYVLAPLAGYTDLPFRSVVKKFGADLTVSEMLSSNALAYGSQKTFKMLERSPNEDPYSVQIAGADTEIVRRAVEILNAQDDIDIIDLNCGCPVPKVVSHGSGSSLLKDLPQMGRIIETIKTTSNKPLTSVKIRLGFAEKNHLEIAKLVEESGADFLAVHGRTRAGKFKAEVDYDAIAEIKQAVSIPVIANGDIDSYEKAQWVLEHTKADGVMIGRGAVGAPWIFHQLKTGSATIDPMIRYEIIMEHYDRMIDFYGPRGVPMFRKHIHTYSKGYAGASALRDGVNRIDDVAAFRSLIDGFFKESRYVGEATETAPIACAYD, from the coding sequence ATGATTTTAAAAGACATTCTTGATTTTTCCAAACCTCTATATGTCCTCGCACCCCTGGCGGGCTACACGGACCTGCCGTTTCGCAGCGTCGTCAAAAAGTTCGGCGCGGACCTGACCGTCAGCGAGATGCTCAGCTCCAATGCATTGGCCTACGGCTCGCAGAAGACCTTCAAGATGCTCGAGCGCAGCCCCAACGAGGACCCCTATTCGGTCCAGATCGCCGGGGCCGACACGGAGATCGTCCGCCGCGCCGTCGAGATCCTCAACGCACAGGATGACATCGACATCATCGACCTCAACTGCGGCTGCCCCGTTCCCAAGGTCGTCAGCCACGGGTCTGGCAGCTCCCTGCTCAAGGACCTGCCGCAGATGGGCCGCATCATCGAGACGATCAAAACGACGTCGAACAAGCCGCTTACCTCCGTCAAAATACGGCTGGGCTTCGCGGAAAAGAACCACCTCGAGATCGCGAAACTGGTCGAAGAGAGCGGGGCGGATTTCCTGGCGGTCCACGGCCGCACCCGTGCCGGCAAGTTCAAGGCGGAGGTCGATTATGACGCCATTGCCGAGATCAAGCAGGCTGTCTCCATCCCCGTTATCGCCAACGGGGACATCGACAGCTATGAAAAGGCGCAGTGGGTCCTCGAACACACGAAAGCCGACGGCGTGATGATCGGCCGCGGTGCCGTCGGGGCACCGTGGATCTTCCACCAGCTCAAAACCGGCAGCGCGACGATCGACCCCATGATCCGCTACGAGATCATCATGGAGCATTATGACCGGATGATCGACTTCTACGGGCCGCGTGGCGTGCCGATGTTTCGAAAGCATATCCACACCTACTCCAAAGGCTATGCCGGAGCCTCCGCCCTGCGCGACGGCGTCAACCGTATCGATGACGTCGCGGCGTTTAGGAGCCTCATCGACGGCTTCTTCAAAGAGAGCCGCTATGTCGGCGAGGCGACGGAGACGGCACCGATCGCCTGTGCCTACGACTAA
- a CDS encoding response regulator transcription factor: MRILMLEDDTVLAELVGGYLSRHFRIDAVSELGEAVAYIERYRYSVVLLDRNINGVDVGMSLIAKIKQHSSETGVIVISAYDTIADKIAGLNLGADDYLDKPFDNAELLARIHALARRNQGLPSVEVSGLTCDTLGRSVRSAEEEILLSRKENDLFFYLLSKQGQIISKDELLDALYINPQNIASNTIDATVKNLRKKLPEGIIKTVKTRGYVIEKA, from the coding sequence ATGCGAATCCTGATGCTTGAAGACGATACCGTCCTGGCCGAACTGGTCGGCGGTTATCTCTCCCGCCATTTCCGTATTGACGCCGTTTCAGAGCTGGGCGAAGCCGTGGCTTATATCGAGCGCTATCGGTACAGCGTCGTCCTGCTTGACCGTAACATCAACGGCGTCGACGTCGGCATGTCGCTGATTGCAAAGATCAAGCAGCACAGTAGCGAGACGGGGGTGATCGTCATCAGTGCCTACGACACCATCGCGGACAAGATCGCCGGCCTCAACCTCGGCGCGGACGACTACCTCGACAAACCCTTCGACAACGCGGAGCTGCTGGCGCGTATCCACGCCCTGGCGCGCCGCAACCAGGGGCTGCCCAGCGTGGAAGTAAGCGGCCTCACATGTGACACGCTTGGGCGTTCGGTCCGGAGTGCGGAGGAGGAGATTCTGCTCAGCCGCAAGGAGAACGATCTCTTCTTCTACCTGCTCTCAAAGCAGGGGCAGATCATCTCCAAGGACGAACTGCTCGACGCGCTTTATATCAACCCGCAGAACATCGCCTCCAACACGATCGACGCGACGGTGAAGAATCTCCGCAAAAAACTCCCCGAAGGGATCATCAAGACCGTCAAAACGCGGGGGTACGTGATTGAAAAGGCCTAA
- a CDS encoding HAMP domain-containing sensor histidine kinase, translating into MKRPKSLQQLVISFFLLSSVITFTLLGSYVVYRYHAELKSNLRLSLKVLAEDVVRHRLYTNDAKTIRQNFHLLEAYHSAPFVALFDDLTFDIGDSMPPPEEVSIVAVLPDGRYLKVHSNTVRIEQKTRDLAMHLAVVFGAILLLFVLVFSLFLTRLLHPLRCLVRFCRMSAVDEQASPVCSGSTEVNELKNAIIDLQHANRSLCREKQNIFKEAAHEIKAPIAVLKARLSLFSEDDAYPKARFVGESEADIATISSKLKELIFLKEIEWDMREAREDVPMQEQCKAMQQAFQPILEKKGLTIVTNFEQDFTLHIHKAAMQKVMQAVFENIFMHTKNHSVIRTTVDPERRRLEIVNEVGSKSDETLFSSHIGSKMIDRLSDKLGYRYETRLHDGTFTTVITFDAQEEQCPLERG; encoded by the coding sequence TTGAAAAGGCCTAAAAGCCTGCAGCAGCTGGTGATCTCCTTTTTTCTGCTCAGCAGCGTCATTACATTTACGCTGCTGGGGAGCTACGTCGTCTACCGCTATCATGCCGAGCTCAAAAGTAACCTCCGCCTCTCGCTGAAAGTCCTTGCCGAGGATGTGGTACGCCACCGGCTCTATACGAACGATGCCAAAACGATTCGGCAGAATTTCCATCTTCTTGAAGCGTATCACAGTGCGCCCTTCGTTGCCCTCTTCGATGATCTGACCTTCGACATCGGCGACAGCATGCCGCCGCCGGAAGAGGTTTCCATTGTTGCCGTGCTGCCTGACGGGCGCTACCTGAAGGTCCACTCGAATACGGTGCGGATCGAACAGAAGACCCGTGACCTGGCGATGCACCTGGCAGTGGTGTTCGGAGCGATCCTGCTGCTGTTCGTGCTGGTTTTCTCGCTCTTCCTGACGCGGCTGCTCCATCCGCTGCGCTGCCTGGTGCGGTTCTGCCGTATGAGTGCCGTGGATGAACAGGCGTCACCGGTCTGCAGCGGTTCGACGGAAGTGAACGAACTCAAAAACGCGATCATTGACCTGCAGCATGCAAACCGGTCGCTCTGCCGGGAGAAACAGAATATCTTCAAGGAGGCCGCGCACGAGATCAAAGCCCCCATCGCGGTGCTCAAAGCGCGCCTGTCGCTCTTTTCCGAGGATGACGCTTACCCCAAAGCGCGCTTCGTCGGCGAGAGCGAAGCCGATATCGCAACGATCAGCAGCAAGCTCAAGGAACTCATCTTTCTCAAGGAGATCGAGTGGGATATGCGCGAGGCGAGGGAGGACGTCCCGATGCAGGAGCAGTGTAAGGCGATGCAGCAGGCCTTCCAGCCGATATTGGAGAAGAAGGGGCTGACCATTGTGACGAATTTCGAGCAGGATTTCACCCTCCATATCCACAAAGCCGCAATGCAGAAGGTGATGCAGGCCGTTTTCGAGAATATCTTCATGCATACGAAGAACCACTCCGTGATCCGTACGACCGTCGATCCCGAGCGGCGGCGCCTCGAGATCGTCAACGAGGTCGGCTCCAAGAGCGACGAGACGCTTTTCAGTTCGCATATCGGTTCGAAGATGATCGACCGGCTCTCCGACAAGCTGGGCTACCGCTACGAGACCCGTCTGCACGACGGCACCTTCACGACCGTGATCACTTTCGATGCGCAGGAGGAGCAGTGCCCGCTTGAGCGGGGATGA
- a CDS encoding DUF302 domain-containing protein, with protein MMTCKKWLAPAALGTLMALGFVGCGSDENTAETITPYERVAVIPGTWADVLTVADQIASYVDTTDESTALGYPTNWIVAGANPKLGEEYNTTDLLPIPAIGGKSRVVELCNSAYATKAMATGRFHGPALPCEVSVHSDGENIYIDMLNADAIFSIFFTDINDTDGVLEGVASDVKREIRGIVLAALADRSPAESHLKMGPVFDKTGMEELSFTTPYLVYKYERQDGAAFVPGDDRTLAAEIIAKLGTDIATADLNVPGLSSGSAWRSGRPEPLAIPGVQVVEACSPKYATKATKLGNEYITALPCEIAAYIDETDESNKTMVISFLNPNFMFGTMFEGAVERAYAAGDITKEEVIEYSTLAEVVFGDLRLIVDAAVQASDLNLTVQ; from the coding sequence ATGATGACCTGTAAGAAATGGCTTGCCCCTGCGGCACTCGGTACCCTGATGGCGCTGGGATTTGTCGGCTGCGGTTCGGATGAGAACACTGCGGAAACGATCACCCCCTATGAGCGCGTCGCGGTCATCCCCGGCACCTGGGCCGATGTACTGACGGTGGCGGATCAGATCGCATCCTACGTCGATACGACGGATGAGAGTACTGCACTCGGCTACCCGACAAACTGGATCGTCGCCGGGGCCAACCCCAAGCTCGGAGAGGAGTACAATACGACCGACCTGCTGCCCATCCCCGCCATCGGCGGCAAGAGCCGGGTCGTCGAACTCTGCAACAGCGCGTATGCGACCAAGGCGATGGCGACGGGGCGTTTCCACGGGCCTGCGCTGCCGTGCGAAGTCTCCGTCCACAGCGACGGGGAGAACATCTATATCGACATGCTCAACGCCGATGCGATCTTCTCCATCTTTTTTACGGATATCAACGACACGGACGGCGTACTCGAAGGGGTGGCATCCGATGTCAAGCGCGAGATCCGCGGCATCGTCCTGGCGGCCCTTGCCGACCGGAGCCCGGCGGAGTCGCACCTGAAAATGGGCCCGGTCTTTGACAAGACGGGGATGGAGGAGCTCTCCTTCACGACGCCTTATCTCGTCTACAAATACGAGCGCCAAGACGGCGCCGCATTCGTCCCGGGGGACGACCGCACGCTGGCCGCGGAGATTATCGCCAAACTGGGGACCGATATCGCCACGGCCGACCTGAACGTCCCTGGCCTCTCCAGCGGCTCCGCCTGGCGCAGCGGCCGTCCGGAACCGCTGGCCATCCCGGGGGTCCAGGTCGTCGAGGCGTGTTCGCCGAAATACGCGACCAAGGCGACGAAGCTCGGCAACGAGTACATCACGGCGCTGCCGTGCGAGATCGCGGCCTATATCGACGAGACGGACGAGTCGAACAAAACGATGGTCATCAGCTTTCTCAACCCGAATTTCATGTTCGGCACGATGTTCGAAGGGGCGGTGGAGCGGGCGTACGCCGCCGGCGACATCACCAAGGAGGAGGTCATCGAGTACAGTACGCTGGCCGAAGTCGTCTTCGGGGACCTCCGCCTCATCGTCGACGCGGCTGTCCAAGCGAGCGATCTCAACCTTACCGTGCAGTAA
- a CDS encoding sulfite exporter TauE/SafE family protein yields MAEIIELIFLGIGVGALSGFFGIGGGTILVPALLFIGFDMKSAVGISVVQMVFSSIYGSYLNLKKGTLDVKMVLAIGIGGAVGALGSSFIVSALSGRTLEWIFMGFVLFALGRLFFKTVEHETEIKKVHPALLFVIGLLLGAFSISIGVGGSILLVPILAGFLHVPLKNAISAGLFFVVFSSISGLVSLSAGGYVDYYHGVIIGIASMAGVFGGIWLKHVVPVKQHKLLMIAFYLVVIGYFFYRLVVKHG; encoded by the coding sequence ATGGCAGAGATTATCGAACTTATATTTTTGGGTATCGGCGTCGGCGCGCTGTCGGGCTTTTTCGGCATCGGCGGCGGGACGATCCTGGTCCCGGCACTGCTCTTTATCGGCTTTGACATGAAGAGCGCCGTCGGTATCTCCGTCGTCCAGATGGTCTTCAGCTCCATCTACGGCAGCTATCTGAACCTGAAAAAGGGGACCCTGGATGTAAAGATGGTCCTGGCCATCGGCATCGGCGGCGCCGTGGGTGCGCTGGGAAGCTCGTTTATTGTCAGTGCGCTTTCGGGGCGGACGCTCGAGTGGATCTTTATGGGCTTCGTCCTCTTTGCGCTGGGGCGTCTCTTTTTTAAGACCGTTGAGCATGAGACGGAGATCAAAAAGGTTCATCCGGCGCTGCTCTTCGTCATCGGTCTGCTGCTGGGGGCCTTCTCCATCTCCATCGGGGTCGGGGGCTCCATCCTCCTCGTACCGATCCTGGCAGGCTTCTTGCATGTGCCGCTCAAAAACGCCATCTCCGCCGGCCTTTTCTTCGTCGTCTTCTCCTCCATCTCCGGGCTCGTGAGCCTCTCGGCAGGGGGGTATGTCGACTACTATCACGGCGTCATCATCGGGATCGCCTCGATGGCGGGCGTCTTCGGCGGGATCTGGCTCAAGCACGTCGTCCCCGTCAAACAGCACAAACTCCTGATGATCGCCTTCTACCTGGTGGTCATCGGATACTTCTTCTACAGATTGGTGGTAAAGCATGGATAA